DNA sequence from the Callospermophilus lateralis isolate mCalLat2 chromosome 2, mCalLat2.hap1, whole genome shotgun sequence genome:
GCAACCGTGGTAATGTACAGAGCACCGCAGGGGAATGGGGACCCGGCAGAAGGAACACTGCCATCAGAGGCCTTTTAGCTCTTTTCAACCCCACGAGACACCAAGCCATTTctagaatataaaaaaaaaaaaaaaaattgaagatgtGGTAAATCAGACTTGGCACATTCGTGGTCTACTCTTGTTGCTCTTGGTTTACAAATAATCAGAGCCCACCTATGTGCCCAGCGTCCACTTGTGGGCAGCAGCCAGCAATGCAATACGATGAGTGTCATCACATAAtcacgggggtgggggtgggggtggatgaGCACTAACACAAAGGCCCGTGCTTTCCCCACCTTGTCACCTTCTCAGATGTCTTTCTGTGATTGTGAAGAAAAATTGCAAGAGGTCCACGTAAAAGACCTCCTAGCAGCAGCAGCGGCACCTCCATCTTGGGTGGGAGGGTCCTCAAGCCTCAGTGGCTGCAATTCTTCACAAACTGAATGCTCCTGCCCGGGGCGTGTGGCTGGAGGTGCAGTGGGCAGCAGTCAGGCCTCGGGATGTCAGGATGGCCCTGCTCTTCATCACCCTGCCTCTAGCCACCTGATGACCCTTGGAGGGTGAGGTCTCGCTCTGCTACTCTCTTTAGAGGAGTGAACCTTCCAATGCACTCCTCCTTTGGtccaaatcaggaaaacaatattattattaataataacaacTAGTTGTCAGCACTTTCTCTCTACCAACCAGCACCCACTTCACAAGCACCATCTCATTTAATATACTGAACAACCGAGGCTCAGGACTTTGAATAAGTAGGCCAAGGTGGCACAGCCTGGCAGTGGTGGGGCATGAAGTAAACTTATACAATTTATCCCACTCAGTACAGGGACCTGCCCATTCCACCTGCCTGCCCAAAGGCTGTTGTGGCACCTCCTCCTTGAAGGACCTGGACAACAGACCTAGATCTTAGCGCTGTTTCCAGCCCTGCATGGGCTCTGTCCAGAGTGTGGTCCTCTGAGATGGAGTCAGGGTTGGTGGCAGCTGTGGGGTAGGGAGCTGTCTCTCCTGGGGCAGATAGAAAAGATGAGAACCTTGTTCCCCCAGCCTGGCTCAGAACCAGACCTGCCAGCAGGACCTCTGGGGCATCAGTCCTGGCTCAGGGGCTCCTTTAGGCCACATTTCTCCCATAGCTTCTGGCTCTCCTCCTGCCCTTCCGCACTGGGTGGGGCCCAGCTCAGCCCAGCTTCTTCACACCGCTGCCTAAGCCCTGGTCTGTTGTCAGCTTCCACGTAGTCTTAGGGTCACTAAAGTCCAAGAGGCCTCCTAGGAATGTGTCACCTTCCAGCGTGGAGTCAcactggggagggagggaggaagggagggagggaacccGGAGGGGCTTTAAATGCCTGGCAGGCTCTGAGCCTCAGTCAGTTCAGACACAGCACAGGTGAGCTGTCTGAGGACCTTTCCTGCACTTCCCTCTGAATCCAGGAAGGATCTACTGCGACCGAGACTTCTCCAgcccagcaaggagcccaggatGTTCCTGAAGGCTGTGGTGCTGAGCCTGGCCCTGGTGGCCATCACCAGTGAGTAGAAGCTGCCTTTGGAAGGGCTTTCAGGCTGTACTGGGAGTGGAGCATGGTGGAGAGGCCAGAGGGCACTTCAGAGTGCCTGTCAGTCCCCAGCTGGACATGGTGTCTGCCGGGCTGCCAAGCAGCTCTTTCACAGGAGAGCTGGCTGGTGCCAAGTGATGGGCAGACACACTGGCACTGGTGCTACTTAATGAGCCCAGAGAGGGAAAATGGTCTGTGCTCCCCCATCGTCATCCAGTCTGCAGCTCTGAACTCATGCAGAGGAGCCGGGAAAGAGATGGGTCTTCACAGATAGCTTTCCATTTGCTGCCaggtgcccaggctgaggtcaatgcTGACCAGGTGGCCACTGTGATGTGGGACTACTTCAGTCAACTGAGCAATAATGCCAAGGAGGCTGTGGAACAGCTCCAAAAGTCAGAAGTCACCCAGCAGCTCAAGTAAGTGGGGTGCAACCTGCAGAGCAGGGCTTCTTAAAGACCACACCATGAGTTGGCAAGTCTGAGCTTAGACCCCAGCACACAGGAATCTCACTGCCCTGCCACTAACTCCCTGCGGGACTATGGACTCTCTGGACCTGGGATCCACAGGTGTAAAGGGGGATTGGGTCAAATAATTCCCAGGGTATCTTCCTGTATTCCTGTTTGAGAGTTTAacaaatggccacagtttaccactgAGGCTCAtggaagaaagggaaggagggaaagatCATGTGAGCACAGGCTCTCATGAAATCAGGAGAAGGCAAATGGGGGTGTTTGGGAAGTCTCTGGGCACATGCAAGGAAAATAGCATGTATGCTGCTAGAAGTCACTGGCAGAGGTCAAGAAAATTCTATTACACAATGTGATCCTATATCACAGCACGCCAGGGCTGGCAGGGACCTCAAAGTCCAACCCTACTTCTCAGATAAGGAGGGAAAAGCAAACTTTCTGAGGTCACATGATAGTAGATAATGGCACTCAAACCAAGTGGGAGATCCAGAGATACCAATTCAGTGTAACAACAGTCCATTGCATCTATTCCCTCAAATCATGGCACCCTAGAGAGGTCACAAGGGAGAAGATGGGTGGACTCAGTACCCTGCAACACCCATCTGTCCAAGGCAGGGATGTAGAAGAGAGTTTTATACAAATGGACAAGGTCCCCTGTCCCCatgtggggattgagcccaggcctcacaggctaggcaagtgctctaccactgagctacacccccagcgctttttaaagttttattttgagacagggcctcactcactaagttccaggctagcctccaacttgtgaccctcctgtctcagcctcccgagtggatACAGGCATGGCCTGAAAAGTTCCTGGTATTTAATGTCAAAAGTAACAATGGCCCTCTTGTGCCATTTCCCTTCAGCACCCTCTTCCAGGACAAACTTGGGGACCTGAACACATACGCAAGTGACCTGCAGAAGAAGCTGGTGCCCTTTGCCACGGAGCTTCATGAACGCCTAACCAAGGACTCAGAGAAGCTGAAGGAGGAGATTCGAAAGGAGCTGGAGGATCTGCGTGCCCGCCTGCTGCCCCATGCCAATGAGGTGAGCCAGAAGATCGGAGACAATGTGCGTGAGCTGCAGCAGCGCCTGGGGCCCTTCGCGCAGGAGCTGCACACCCAGGTCAACGCCCAGACCCAGCAGCTGCGCCAACAGCTGACTCCCTATGTGCAGCGCATGGAGACCATGGTGCGCGAGAATGTGGGCAACCTGCAGGCTTCCCTGACACCCTATGCCGATGAGCTGAAGACCAAGATCAACAGCAATGTGGAGGAGCTCAAGGGGCGCCTCACACCCTATGCGGATGAGCTCAAGGTCAAGATCGACCAGAATGTGGAGGAGCTGCGCCGCAGCCTGGCCCCCTATGCACAGGATGTCCAGGAGAAGCTCAACCACCAGCTAGAGGGCCTGGCCTTTCAGATGAAGAAGAATGCCGAGGAGCTCAAGGCCAAGATTGCTGCCAATGCTGAAGACCTGCGGCAGAAGTTGACGCCTGTGGCGGAGGACGTGCAAAGCAAGCTGAAGGGCAACACTGAGGGGCTGCAGAAGTCCCTGGCGGAGCTGAGCGGCCGCCTGGACCAACAGGTGGAGGAGTTCCGGCGCAGCATGGAACCCTACGGAGAGGACTTCAACCGAGCTTTGGTGCAGCAGATGGAGCAGCTCAGGCAGAAGCTGGGTCCCTATGCGGGGGACGTGGAAGGCCACTTGAGCTTCTTGGAGAAGGACTTGAGGGACAaggtcaattccttcttcagcacCTTCAAGAAGGAGAGCCAGGACAAGCCCCTGGCCCTCCCGCTCCCGGAGCAGGAACCAGAGCAGGAGCAGAATCAGCCCACCCCAGTGGAGAGCTGAGCTGCCTCTGGTGCCCCCGACCCACCTCCACAGACACCTGCCCTGCCCTACAACCTGTCTGTCGTTCTGTCCCTAAGCATTTCTTGTTTGAGCTTGAGGACACATGTCCTGTGGAAAGTGATGCCCCCTCTCACTATTCAATAAAATTGCTGAGAAGCTAGCCCCTTTTGGTTGCCATGTGACTCCTTGTGGATGGCCTGAGGTGGGAGGGAGACCACTACTTGACAGAGCTTATTAGTGGCCTGACAGGAAGCTCTGGGGGACACCAAGTGCTGGGATGGTGAGACTTCAGGAGGGATGGCTGCTGTGGTGGAGAGGGGCGTGTGAGGAGTGCTGTAAGGAGAGGTGGGAAAACATGTCACACACTCTCCAAAGACAAAATAAAGTCCTAAAGCCAACAGTTACTGAACATCCTCAGTGTACCAGTCATTGCTGTGGACAATGAACAGCTTTCGCCGTGCTGTGTTCCCAGCACTGGCTTTCACACTGAGAGGGGCACCTGGTAGTGCTTGCTGGCTTTGGAGAGCTTACTCTACAGTCCTGCCTTTTATGTTCTTGCCTTTAACTTATTTAAATAAAGTTTAGTTTAGCCTAGCCCACCCCACCCCATTATAAATGTGATTCGTGCTTGCTTGAGAATCTGTCAACCTATGGCTAAACCCATGGTCTCCAGAGTTGAGAAGAGAGGTCTAGGGACGCAGGCGAGTCCGAGGAGCAGGGGTGAAGCCACACTGATCCTTCAGGGTCCAGGGACACTTTATGCAGCAGCCTCTGGCCAAGTGACTGCCTGTCTGGAGAAGAAGTTGCAGCCACTGGGGTGAAGGACAGAGAGCTCAGAGGGCCTGAGTGGTATCAGCACAGTCAGCTCTGGGCAACTGCAGCCCCTGGGATAGGCCCCATCCTCACCCCCAAAGGCTCACACTTCCTCAAGGAGGGAGACTTAGGGATGAGTCAGTGGAAACCTTGGCCCCTGAGGACTTGGCATCTTGGTTATTACCTTTGACCTAGTCTCAGTCT
Encoded proteins:
- the Apoa4 gene encoding apolipoprotein A-IV codes for the protein MFLKAVVLSLALVAITSAQAEVNADQVATVMWDYFSQLSNNAKEAVEQLQKSEVTQQLNTLFQDKLGDLNTYASDLQKKLVPFATELHERLTKDSEKLKEEIRKELEDLRARLLPHANEVSQKIGDNVRELQQRLGPFAQELHTQVNAQTQQLRQQLTPYVQRMETMVRENVGNLQASLTPYADELKTKINSNVEELKGRLTPYADELKVKIDQNVEELRRSLAPYAQDVQEKLNHQLEGLAFQMKKNAEELKAKIAANAEDLRQKLTPVAEDVQSKLKGNTEGLQKSLAELSGRLDQQVEEFRRSMEPYGEDFNRALVQQMEQLRQKLGPYAGDVEGHLSFLEKDLRDKVNSFFSTFKKESQDKPLALPLPEQEPEQEQNQPTPVES